One Streptococcus sp. DTU_2020_1001019_1_SI_AUS_MUR_006 DNA window includes the following coding sequences:
- a CDS encoding glycosyltransferase family 2 protein: MEKVSVIVPVYNVEKYLKYSIGGILKQSYKNLEIILVNDGSEDNSLAICEEYSKKDNRIKIISVENGGQGRARNIGLKHSTSDWILFLDADDYYDNNAVEYLVELAEQYDSDLVVTPLRVVRDHTQDSNVCSIKDEKIVFLNKERLIEEMYYGRLLGATPCGKLYRREILEKWPFPDQLFEDLAIAYKHLMDAKKVVVSNQYYYNYYQRIGSTTKSKYTSKLEDFYRAIEKNYRYLEEDFPDNRELSIALKTRMFTGGFQVVNSMIESAMFKEVKAKSLEYRKDLLMVIFNSKITKNHKIKHILFSISPKLYAFVLKKYLTNK; the protein is encoded by the coding sequence ATGGAAAAAGTTTCAGTAATAGTTCCAGTATATAATGTTGAAAAATATTTAAAATATAGTATAGGGGGTATTCTAAAACAAAGCTATAAAAATTTAGAAATTATTCTAGTAAATGATGGCTCCGAAGATAATTCTCTTGCTATATGTGAAGAATATTCTAAGAAAGATAATAGAATTAAAATAATTTCAGTTGAGAATGGCGGACAAGGAAGAGCTAGGAATATTGGATTAAAACATTCAACTTCTGACTGGATTTTATTTTTAGATGCAGATGATTATTATGATAATAATGCAGTAGAATATCTTGTAGAATTAGCTGAACAATATGATTCAGATTTAGTAGTAACTCCATTAAGAGTTGTAAGAGATCACACTCAGGATAGCAATGTCTGTTCAATCAAGGATGAAAAAATAGTTTTCTTAAATAAAGAGAGATTGATAGAAGAAATGTATTACGGAAGACTCTTGGGGGCTACACCATGTGGAAAATTATATAGAAGGGAAATATTAGAAAAGTGGCCTTTCCCAGATCAACTTTTTGAAGATCTAGCTATAGCTTATAAGCATTTAATGGATGCTAAGAAGGTAGTTGTGTCGAATCAATATTATTATAATTATTATCAACGTATTGGAAGTACAACGAAGAGTAAATATACATCAAAATTAGAAGATTTTTACAGAGCTATAGAAAAAAATTATAGATATTTGGAAGAAGATTTTCCAGATAATAGAGAATTATCTATTGCTTTGAAAACAAGAATGTTTACTGGAGGTTTTCAAGTAGTAAACTCTATGATTGAATCTGCAATGTTTAAAGAAGTAAAAGCTAAATCTTTAGAATATAGAAAAGATTTACTCATGGTAATTTTTAATAGTAAAATCACAAAAAACCATAAAATAAAGCATATATTATTCAGTATCAGTCCTAAATTATATGCCTTTGTTCTAAAAAAATATCTAACCAACAAATAA
- a CDS encoding CDP-glycerol glycerophosphotransferase family protein, with product MNLKKSFRLFAQKTIFKVFSVINKYIKKEKQILIYSPKELSDNSLSLFEHLIDNEYYTKYKIYCSCTDYHNLNLKYKNLKNVYFINGINGILKYFTSSFVFYSFGKIPIIPFNQRVVQMWHGMFFKDIDKYQKKIVKKEKYYTDVIVTSEMFKELATKVHSCDIEVVKICGQSRTDVFFNGEKKVTSNYIVWLPTFRQSEKLGYSDTNSEEILIGDYSFEELKKVNNLLKEDNLNMIVKLHPLQTLPAKMPSYSNIQILSEENSRKKNIKLYELLRDSKALITDYSSVFYDYYLLDKPIAFCIRDFDDYNKNRGFIVEKPMDYLKGNKIKSLDDMCNFINEITHNVDKFKEERREFNEKVNKYRDGNNSKRLLEKIGIN from the coding sequence ATGAATTTAAAGAAATCATTCCGTTTATTTGCTCAAAAAACAATATTTAAAGTATTTTCTGTTATTAATAAATATATAAAAAAAGAAAAACAAATACTTATATATTCCCCCAAAGAACTCTCTGATAATTCATTATCTCTATTTGAACACTTGATAGACAATGAATATTATACAAAGTATAAGATATACTGTTCTTGTACAGACTATCATAATTTAAATTTGAAATATAAGAATCTAAAAAATGTATATTTTATAAATGGAATTAATGGGATATTAAAATACTTTACAAGTAGCTTCGTATTTTACTCTTTTGGGAAAATTCCTATTATTCCTTTTAATCAACGTGTAGTCCAGATGTGGCATGGTATGTTTTTTAAAGATATTGATAAATACCAGAAAAAAATTGTAAAAAAAGAAAAATACTACACAGACGTAATTGTTACAAGCGAGATGTTTAAAGAACTAGCTACAAAAGTTCATTCTTGTGATATCGAAGTTGTTAAAATCTGTGGTCAAAGTAGAACAGATGTTTTTTTTAATGGAGAAAAAAAAGTTACTTCTAATTACATTGTCTGGTTGCCAACATTTAGGCAATCTGAGAAATTAGGATATAGTGATACAAATTCGGAAGAAATTTTGATAGGAGATTATTCGTTCGAAGAATTAAAAAAAGTGAATAATCTCCTAAAAGAAGACAATCTAAATATGATAGTGAAGCTTCACCCGCTTCAAACCCTTCCTGCTAAAATGCCTAGCTATAGTAATATTCAGATACTATCAGAAGAAAATAGTAGGAAAAAGAACATAAAATTATATGAATTATTAAGAGACAGTAAAGCATTAATAACAGATTATTCTTCAGTTTTTTACGATTATTATTTGTTAGATAAACCAATAGCTTTTTGTATAAGAGACTTTGATGATTACAATAAAAATAGAGGATTTATAGTAGAGAAACCTATGGACTACCTAAAGGGAAATAAAATAAAATCCTTAGATGATATGTGTAATTTCATAAATGAAATTACACATAATGTGGATAAATTTAAAGAAGAACGAAGGGAATTTAATGAAAAAGTAAATAAATATAGAGATGGAAATAATAGTAAAAGATTGTTAGAAAAAATTGGAATTAACTAA
- a CDS encoding glycosyltransferase family 2 protein produces the protein MILSIVVPTYNIEKYIERNIESFLNVEDKLKSLFEVLIINDGSTDNTLQVVTELIEKIDCLNIRVINKSNGGHGSAVNKGIEEAKGKYFKIVDGDDWVKKSDFEEYLKRLEKTDVDMVVTNFSKQFTYENRVESEKVINVEDYYKNNKIPKIFPMHSVTYKTCILKENNIKLTEKIFYVDIQYIVFPLKYINDWEYWDLDVYQYFLGRPDQSMTIENRMKNIEHSRKVTESILEFYSTLGDVYFKDLVHSLLKGLLNTRYLLAFLSDDRERLLKETTDYIRKYKLEYTYDSRMKTSYLLYFNEIHNRRYSFIIYPIVSFKLNRLSKYGI, from the coding sequence ATGATTTTAAGTATTGTTGTTCCAACATATAATATAGAAAAATATATAGAGAGAAATATAGAGTCTTTTCTCAATGTAGAGGATAAGTTGAAGAGTTTGTTTGAAGTATTGATTATTAATGATGGAAGTACAGATAATACTCTACAAGTAGTAACAGAATTAATAGAAAAAATAGATTGTTTAAATATAAGAGTAATAAACAAGAGTAATGGTGGACATGGTTCAGCAGTAAATAAAGGCATAGAGGAAGCTAAAGGAAAGTATTTTAAGATAGTAGATGGAGATGATTGGGTAAAAAAATCAGATTTTGAAGAATACTTAAAAAGATTAGAAAAAACTGATGTAGATATGGTTGTTACGAATTTTAGCAAGCAATTTACTTATGAAAATAGAGTGGAATCAGAAAAGGTAATCAATGTTGAAGATTATTATAAAAATAATAAAATTCCCAAAATTTTTCCAATGCATAGTGTTACATATAAAACATGTATCCTAAAAGAAAATAATATCAAATTGACAGAAAAAATCTTTTATGTAGATATTCAGTATATAGTATTTCCTTTGAAATATATTAACGATTGGGAGTACTGGGATTTAGATGTATATCAGTATTTCTTAGGTAGACCTGATCAAAGTATGACTATAGAAAATAGAATGAAAAATATTGAACATAGTAGAAAAGTTACAGAAAGCATATTGGAATTCTATAGCACATTGGGAGATGTATATTTTAAAGATCTAGTTCACTCTCTTTTAAAAGGTTTACTGAACACGAGATATCTATTGGCGTTCTTGTCAGATGATAGAGAGCGATTATTAAAGGAAACTACAGATTATATTAGAAAATATAAACTAGAATACACCTATGATTCTCGTATGAAGACAAGCTACTTATTATATTTTAATGAAATACATAATAGAAGATATTCATTTATAATATATCCAATAGTTAGTTTTAAATTAAATAGGTTAAGCAAGTACGGGATATAG
- the cps4B gene encoding capsular polysaccharide biosynthesis protein Cps4B, whose protein sequence is MIDIHSHIVFDVDDGPKDKAESIALLKEAYAQGIRTIVSTSHRRKGMFETPEEDILRNFKVVKELAKEVAPDLTILYGAEIYYSSDALNKLENQQIPQLNGTRYALIEFSMNTPYREIHSALTNVLMLGITPVIAHIERYDALENNEKRVRDLINMGCYTQVNSSSILKTKLFGDTYKFMKKRARYFLERDLVHIVASDMHNLDGRPPYMKEAYEIVSKKYGQDKARELFILNPEKVIKDQII, encoded by the coding sequence ATGATTGATATCCATTCACACATAGTTTTTGATGTAGATGATGGTCCTAAGGATAAGGCAGAAAGTATAGCGCTTCTGAAGGAGGCCTATGCTCAAGGAATCCGTACCATCGTTTCGACTTCCCATCGTCGAAAGGGAATGTTTGAAACACCAGAAGAGGACATATTAAGAAATTTTAAAGTTGTCAAGGAGTTGGCTAAAGAGGTTGCTCCTGATTTAACCATCTTGTATGGAGCAGAGATTTATTACAGCAGTGATGCTTTAAACAAATTAGAGAATCAGCAGATTCCACAACTAAATGGCACCCGTTATGCCTTGATAGAATTCAGCATGAATACCCCTTATCGTGAAATCCATAGCGCATTGACCAATGTTTTGATGTTGGGAATAACCCCTGTTATTGCCCATATAGAACGTTATGATGCTTTGGAAAATAATGAAAAAAGAGTGCGAGACCTCATCAACATGGGATGTTATACACAGGTCAACAGTTCGAGTATCCTTAAAACAAAATTGTTTGGTGATACTTATAAATTCATGAAAAAACGGGCTCGCTATTTCTTAGAGAGGGATTTGGTTCATATAGTTGCTAGTGATATGCACAATCTAGATGGTCGCCCTCCTTATATGAAGGAAGCCTACGAAATAGTGAGTAAAAAGTATGGCCAAGATAAGGCTCGGGAACTCTTTATATTAAATCCCGAAAAAGTCATTAAAGATCAAATTATTTAG
- a CDS encoding glycosyltransferase, giving the protein MIFVTVGTHEQQFDRLIKEVDRLKKENLIQDEVFIQTGYSNYIPKYCEWEKIISYEKMNQMIEESDIIITHGGPATFMGVIAKGKVPIVVPRQKKFGEHVNDHQLEFCNKVKQYYPIIVINDIKKLLTNLRNDKSEVTINSNNKEFCRKLEERIGSL; this is encoded by the coding sequence ATGATTTTTGTGACTGTAGGTACACATGAACAACAATTTGATCGCTTGATCAAAGAAGTTGATCGTCTAAAAAAAGAAAATCTTATTCAAGATGAAGTATTTATTCAAACAGGATATTCCAATTATATTCCAAAATATTGTGAATGGGAAAAGATAATTTCTTATGAAAAAATGAATCAAATGATTGAGGAATCGGATATTATCATTACACATGGTGGACCAGCAACGTTTATGGGTGTTATTGCTAAAGGTAAAGTTCCTATAGTTGTTCCAAGACAAAAAAAATTTGGAGAACATGTGAATGACCATCAGTTAGAATTCTGTAATAAAGTAAAGCAGTATTATCCAATTATTGTAATTAATGATATAAAAAAACTACTTACAAATTTAAGAAACGATAAATCAGAAGTAACAATAAATAGTAATAATAAGGAGTTTTGTAGGAAATTGGAAGAAAGAATAGGTAGCTTGTGA
- a CDS encoding sugar transferase — translation MEGRGFYNVTLAFLQSILVSLLAYVLIAISETDIVLNTVFVLFFLHFGAFYISGYGKDFFKRGQYVELVETIKYIIFYALLISFSSFFLKEKFVISRRGMLYLLSLYGVLNYLLSFFVKRYWKPFNHNLKGSRKILLITATSRTEKVLDRLLTANDVQGKLVAVSVLDMPEFTHEKVIVVPKEQLLSYATHEVVDEVFVNLPSEDYDIGAVISQFETMGIDVTVNLNAFDKNLGRDKQVHEMAGLNVVTFSTNFYKISHIIAKRILDICGAIVGLILCGIASLFLVPLIRKDGGPAIFSQTRIGKNGRHFTFYKFRSMRIDAEAIKEQLMDQNTMQGGMFKIDNDPRVTKIGQFIRKTSLDELPQFWNVLIGDMSLVGTRPPTVDEYEKYTPEQKRRLSFKPGITGLWQISGRSKITDFDDVVKLDVAYIDNWTIWKDIEILLKTVKVVLMRDGAK, via the coding sequence ATGGAAGGAAGGGGTTTCTACAATGTAACTCTGGCATTCTTGCAGAGTATACTTGTTAGTTTATTAGCTTATGTACTGATTGCAATTTCAGAAACTGACATTGTTTTAAATACAGTATTTGTTCTGTTTTTTCTTCACTTTGGTGCCTTCTACATCAGTGGATACGGTAAGGATTTTTTTAAACGTGGTCAGTATGTGGAGTTAGTAGAAACAATTAAATATATTATCTTTTATGCTCTGCTGATCAGTTTTTCAAGTTTCTTCCTAAAAGAGAAATTTGTAATTTCTAGACGAGGAATGCTTTATCTGCTTTCCTTGTATGGTGTTTTGAATTATCTACTCAGTTTCTTTGTGAAGCGTTATTGGAAACCCTTTAACCATAATTTGAAGGGTAGTCGTAAGATTTTGTTGATCACAGCAACATCACGTACCGAAAAAGTATTGGATCGATTATTAACAGCTAATGATGTTCAAGGGAAATTGGTTGCAGTAAGCGTTTTAGACATGCCAGAGTTCACTCATGAAAAGGTGATTGTGGTACCAAAGGAGCAATTACTGAGTTATGCGACACATGAAGTGGTGGATGAAGTCTTTGTCAATCTTCCAAGTGAGGACTATGATATTGGAGCTGTTATTTCTCAGTTTGAAACAATGGGAATTGATGTAACAGTTAACTTAAATGCTTTCGATAAAAATTTAGGTCGAGATAAACAAGTCCATGAGATGGCGGGTTTGAACGTAGTGACATTTTCTACAAATTTTTACAAGATAAGCCACATAATTGCCAAACGAATCCTTGATATTTGTGGTGCCATTGTTGGGTTGATCCTTTGTGGAATTGCTAGTCTATTTTTAGTTCCCTTGATTCGTAAAGATGGAGGACCTGCAATCTTTTCTCAAACTCGTATCGGGAAAAATGGCCGTCACTTTACCTTTTATAAATTTCGCTCGATGAGAATCGATGCTGAAGCGATCAAGGAACAGTTGATGGATCAAAATACGATGCAAGGTGGAATGTTTAAGATTGATAACGATCCTCGAGTGACTAAGATCGGACAATTCATCCGAAAAACTAGTTTGGATGAATTGCCACAATTTTGGAATGTGTTGATTGGAGATATGAGTCTGGTCGGCACACGCCCACCAACTGTAGATGAGTACGAAAAGTACACACCTGAGCAAAAACGTCGTCTTAGCTTTAAACCTGGTATTACAGGCTTGTGGCAAATTAGTGGCCGAAGTAAAATAACCGATTTTGACGATGTTGTAAAACTAGATGTGGCTTATATTGATAATTGGACAATCTGGAAAGATATTGAAATTTTGTTAAAAACTGTAAAAGTTGTATTGATGAGAGATGGAGCGAAGTAA
- the pssD gene encoding PssD/Cps14F family polysaccharide biosynthesis glycosyltransferase: protein MKVCLVGSSGGHLAHLYLLKPFWQDKERFWVTFDKEDARSVLSEEVLYPCYYPTNRNIKNLIKNTFLAFKIIKKERPDVIISSGAAVAVPFFYIGKLFGSKTVYIEVFDRIDAPTMTGKLVYPVTDRFIVQWEEMKKVYPKAINLGGIF, encoded by the coding sequence ATGAAAGTATGTCTAGTTGGATCTAGTGGAGGTCATTTAGCTCATTTGTATTTGTTAAAACCTTTTTGGCAAGATAAAGAAAGATTTTGGGTTACTTTTGATAAGGAGGATGCTAGGAGTGTGCTCTCTGAGGAAGTTTTATATCCTTGTTATTATCCAACCAACCGTAATATCAAAAATTTAATAAAAAATACTTTTCTTGCTTTTAAAATAATAAAAAAAGAGCGACCAGATGTAATTATTTCATCTGGTGCTGCTGTCGCTGTTCCTTTCTTTTATATTGGAAAATTGTTTGGATCAAAGACGGTCTATATAGAAGTATTTGATAGAATTGATGCTCCGACAATGACAGGGAAACTCGTTTATCCGGTAACTGACAGGTTCATTGTCCAATGGGAAGAAATGAAAAAAGTATACCCAAAAGCAATTAACCTAGGAGGGATATTCTAA
- a CDS encoding 2-C-methyl-D-erythritol 4-phosphate cytidylyltransferase, with the protein MKIALLTASGIGSRIKQDIPKQFIHVDNRPLIIHTLEKFQNHPNIDEICVVVLKGWEEMLKTYARQFNITKLKYIVNGGETGQLSIYNGLNEIKKNNIDRQVTVLIHDGNRPMVSNEIIDDAFSTYSRYGNAVAAIPCVEVTFVLDNETENHSISSLKRELLRRTQTPHIYNLDDILELHNRAIEKGITEVAASCELMKMFGKETYFSMGSEKNLKITTLDDLEIFKALLKSKKENWIKD; encoded by the coding sequence ATGAAAATCGCACTATTGACAGCGTCAGGAATAGGAAGCCGAATAAAACAAGATATACCGAAACAATTTATACATGTTGACAATAGGCCTCTCATTATTCATACGCTAGAAAAATTTCAAAATCATCCAAACATTGATGAAATATGTGTAGTAGTATTAAAAGGCTGGGAAGAAATGTTGAAAACATATGCTAGACAGTTTAATATTACGAAATTAAAGTATATAGTAAATGGTGGAGAAACTGGTCAGTTATCTATCTATAATGGTCTTAATGAAATAAAGAAAAATAATATAGATAGGCAAGTGACTGTTTTAATTCATGATGGTAATCGACCGATGGTAAGCAACGAAATTATTGATGATGCATTTTCAACTTATAGTAGGTATGGAAATGCAGTGGCTGCAATTCCTTGTGTTGAGGTTACTTTTGTATTAGACAACGAGACTGAAAATCATTCTATTAGCTCTTTAAAAAGAGAGTTATTGAGGAGAACGCAGACACCACATATTTATAATTTAGATGATATACTGGAACTTCATAACAGAGCTATAGAAAAAGGAATAACTGAGGTTGCAGCTTCCTGTGAATTAATGAAGATGTTCGGAAAAGAGACGTATTTTTCTATGGGGTCTGAAAAAAATTTAAAAATAACCACGTTAGATGATCTCGAAATTTTTAAAGCCCTTCTCAAATCTAAAAAAGAAAATTGGATTAAGGATTAA
- a CDS encoding NAD-dependent epimerase/dehydratase family protein — protein sequence MNLFDISLYKDYVDKSIKNIVGVETLKDKSILITGSTGLICSTIIDQLIILNKNHQFGVKIYACARNEEGLKKRFGNYVDNENIVYVPYDANKDIDFNFSVDYIIHGASNASPDLYISNPVDTMLSNFLGMKNLLDYALKKSVKSVVYVSSSEVYGKKENHTPYQEDEYGYVNILDVRASYSSSKRATETLCKSYSEQYGVAIKIVRPGHIYGPSLKITDKRISSAFMYDAIRGQNLVMKSKGEQLRSYCHSLDCASAILTVLLQGQSGDAYNISNKKSIISIREMASIIAEVAGVKLLFELPNELEEKQKNPMDNSSLDSTKLEKLGWVGMFEAKEGLESTYKILDRSKIKRTS from the coding sequence GTGAACTTATTTGACATAAGTCTATATAAGGATTATGTAGACAAATCTATAAAAAATATAGTTGGTGTTGAGACTTTAAAGGATAAATCAATTCTTATCACGGGATCAACAGGCCTTATTTGTTCGACTATTATTGATCAATTGATTATACTGAATAAGAATCACCAATTCGGAGTTAAAATTTATGCTTGTGCAAGGAATGAAGAAGGACTAAAAAAACGATTTGGAAATTATGTAGATAATGAAAATATTGTTTATGTTCCTTATGATGCTAATAAAGATATTGATTTTAATTTCTCTGTTGATTATATAATTCACGGAGCCAGTAATGCAAGTCCAGATTTATATATCAGTAATCCTGTAGATACAATGCTTAGTAATTTTTTAGGTATGAAAAATTTACTAGATTATGCCTTGAAAAAATCAGTAAAGTCTGTAGTTTATGTTTCATCTAGTGAAGTGTATGGAAAAAAAGAGAATCATACCCCATATCAAGAAGATGAGTATGGATATGTAAATATTTTAGATGTGAGAGCTTCCTATTCAAGTTCAAAACGAGCAACAGAGACATTATGTAAAAGTTATTCTGAACAATATGGCGTAGCTATAAAAATTGTTCGTCCAGGTCATATTTATGGTCCTAGCTTAAAAATAACAGATAAAAGGATTTCATCTGCTTTTATGTATGATGCAATCAGAGGACAAAACTTAGTAATGAAAAGCAAAGGAGAACAACTACGATCATATTGTCATAGTTTGGACTGTGCAAGTGCAATATTGACAGTTCTTTTGCAAGGCCAGTCTGGTGATGCATACAATATTTCAAATAAAAAATCCATTATTTCAATAAGAGAGATGGCATCAATAATAGCTGAAGTAGCTGGAGTAAAGTTGCTATTTGAATTACCAAATGAATTAGAAGAAAAACAAAAAAATCCTATGGATAATTCTAGCTTAGATAGTACAAAATTGGAAAAGTTAGGATGGGTAGGTATGTTTGAAGCTAAGGAAGGATTAGAGAGTACATATAAAATTTTAGATAGAAGTAAAATCAAAAGAACATCATAG
- a CDS encoding CspC family polysaccharide chain length determinant protein: protein MKEQDIIEINVIQLLKGLWKRKLLIILVAILTGAAAFAYSTFLVTPQFSSTTRIYVVNRKQDDKPGLTNQDLQAGAYLVKDYREIILSQDVLEKTVKDLELTINSKALSQKVQVTVPADTRIVSISVIDDKPDEASRIANALREVAAQKIIAVTRVADVTTLEDARPATSPSSPNIRRNTIMGVGVGAGLMILVVLLLELFDDRVKRPEDIEDVMKISLLGVIPDLDKLK from the coding sequence ATGAAAGAACAAGATATTATTGAAATTAACGTTATTCAATTGTTAAAAGGACTGTGGAAAAGAAAGTTATTGATTATATTAGTTGCAATTTTGACAGGAGCTGCAGCTTTTGCTTATAGTACTTTTCTTGTTACGCCTCAGTTTTCTAGTACCACGCGTATCTATGTGGTTAATCGTAAGCAAGATGATAAACCAGGATTGACAAATCAAGATTTACAAGCAGGAGCTTACCTGGTTAAGGACTACCGAGAGATCATCCTTTCTCAAGATGTCTTGGAAAAAACAGTTAAAGATCTTGAACTAACTATCAACTCGAAAGCATTGTCACAGAAGGTTCAGGTGACTGTTCCTGCGGATACGCGTATTGTATCCATTTCAGTTATCGACGATAAACCAGATGAAGCAAGTCGAATTGCGAATGCTCTTCGAGAAGTTGCGGCACAAAAGATTATTGCGGTCACCCGTGTTGCGGATGTGACTACGCTAGAAGATGCTCGCCCTGCCACTTCACCTTCCTCACCAAATATTCGTCGTAATACTATAATGGGAGTTGGAGTAGGTGCAGGATTAATGATTTTAGTGGTCTTGTTGCTTGAACTATTCGATGACCGTGTCAAACGTCCAGAAGATATCGAGGATGTTATGAAAATATCACTCCTTGGAGTCATTCCAGATCTTGATAAATTAAAGTAA
- a CDS encoding tyrosine-protein kinase, producing MAKLELTKQKLDSAKKAEEYYNALRTNIQLSGDNLKVITISSVEPSEGKSTTSTNIALAFARAGYKTLLIDADIRNSVMSGVFKSRERITGLTDYLAGTQDLSHGLCETNIDNLFMIQSGSPSPNPTALLQSANFELMIETLRKYFDYIIVDTAPIGVVIDAAIIVQKCDASILVTEAGGTKRRDVQKAKVQLEQTGIPFLGVVLNKFDVKREKYGSYGSYGKR from the coding sequence ATGGCGAAGTTAGAATTAACAAAACAAAAACTTGATTCTGCCAAAAAAGCAGAAGAATATTACAATGCTTTACGTACCAATATACAGTTGAGTGGAGATAATTTAAAGGTTATAACGATTTCCTCTGTTGAACCAAGCGAAGGAAAATCGACAACTTCTACAAATATTGCCTTGGCTTTTGCGCGTGCAGGCTACAAGACACTCCTGATTGATGCTGATATCCGAAATTCAGTCATGTCTGGAGTATTCAAATCAAGAGAACGAATCACAGGTTTAACTGATTATCTTGCTGGAACGCAAGACTTATCTCATGGTCTTTGTGAAACAAACATTGATAACTTATTTATGATCCAATCAGGGTCACCTTCTCCAAATCCAACAGCTCTTCTTCAAAGTGCTAATTTTGAATTGATGATTGAAACACTACGGAAATATTTTGATTATATTATTGTTGATACAGCACCAATCGGAGTTGTAATTGATGCAGCAATTATTGTGCAAAAATGCGATGCATCGATTTTGGTTACAGAAGCTGGTGGAACAAAAAGAAGAGATGTTCAAAAAGCTAAGGTTCAGTTAGAACAAACAGGGATCCCATTTTTGGGTGTTGTTTTAAATAAATTTGATGTTAAACGAGAAAAATACGGATCTTACGGTTCTTATGGGAAAAGGTAA